CATCGGGGTCGGACACTTCGCGCAGGGTCTTGTAAATCTGGGTCATTTCCGGACTGATCGAGGTGGCCAATTCGGCGACCGTCTCATCGCCGGCGGGCGCACTTTCCTGGGGGAGAAAGCCGATCCGGGTGTCGCGTTCCAGCTCGATCTCGCCGCTGTCCGCTTCCAGTTCGCCCATAATAATGGAAAACAGAGTGGTTTTACCGGCCCCATTGGGGCCGACTAGGCCGATCCGTTCGCCGCGTAGTAGGCGTAGAGAGATGTCGGTGAAGAGAGTTTTCTGGCCGAAGCCTTTGCTGATCTGTGAAACGGTAAGCATATGTCGATAGTGCATACACAGACTTGCCTGATTCGTTTCTTCGGTCTTCCTTGCTGGCAGACTCATGACTGAACAAACCAATCCATTCTATGTGCTTACGTTCTGGTATAAGCCGGGGCAAACGATGCAAGGCCTAATTAAATCAGGCGCGGGCCACCGACTCGCTCTAGTGCTGGCGATGCTCTTCGGTTTAGTGCAAGCGGACCGTTTTTACCTGACCAATCCGGACGCGGGTATTACTTATTACGTGATCGGCGCGTTGGCCGGTCTACTGGGGCTCTATCTGTTTGCCTGGCTCTTGCGCAATTTCGGTCGCTGGTTCGGTGGGCAGGCTGCGCAGCGTGAAGTGCGGGTCGCGATCGGGCTTGGACTCTTGCCCTGGCTCTTATTGTTTACCGCTCTCATCTTCGTGTTAGGCAGTCAGCAGGATGCCGCAGCTCTAGCCAATTATTACTGGCTCTTCTTTCTGGGGTTTTTGTATGGCTATGTAATTCTACTACTTTCACTGGCTGCTGCATTACGCTTGTCTGTGTTGAAAACTTTTCTCTGTCTCATTGTTACTTTTCTGGTCAGTCTCTTTCCGCTAACATTATTTATTCAACTTGTCGCTTCAGCTCTCTAGGAACCGTCACCAATGCTTCAACATATTCGCATCAAGAATCTCGCGCTACTCGAAGAAGTTACCCTTGAGTTTGAGTCTGGCTTTACGTCTGTTACTGGCGAGACCGGCGCAGGTAAAAGCGTGCTCCTGGGAGCCTTGGGCCTGCTTTCCGGCGCGCGCACCGATAAGGGCATGATTCGCCAAGGCCAAGACTTGCTCGAAGTCGAAGCGGCGCTTTATTTCGCGGATGCCGAGGTGATTGATGGCTTGCTTGAGAGTGTCGGCTTGCCCGTCTGTGAGGACGGTGTATTGCTTTTGCAGCGTAGCGTACATCGCAAAAAGATTCCGCGCATTCAAGTCAATGGCAGCATGGCTACCTTGGCGCAGCTGCAAGTGCTCGGCGAATCGTGGATCGACTTCCACGGCCCCGGGGAGCCGCAAAAACTCTTCCAAGAAAAGCGCCAACTCGAAATGCTCGATACTTACGCGGGCAATACCAAGGCACTCATCACCTTTGCCGAAGAATACGCCAACTGGCGTAGTGCCCTGCGTGAGATCGAAGCCCTCGAAACAGGGGACCGTCTCGATGCCGATGAGCTGGAGTTTGTACGCCAACAAATTAAAAAAATCGATGCCGTCGATGTCAGCGAAGAGTCTATCGAGGAACTCGAGCGTGACTATACCCGCATGTCCAGCGCTCAGGAACTGGTCGGCCTCGCTTCCGCTTGTTCCGAAGGACTGATCGGGGAGCAAAGTATCAACGATCAGTTGGGCGCTGTGCTCTTGCGACTCGAAGAGTTGGTCGAATTGGACGAAGGCTCACAGCCGCTACTTGAGCGCGCGCGCAGCCTACAACTCGAACTCCAGGATCTCGGTGAAGAGGTCGGCCAGCTGGCTGGAGATTTCGACTTTGATCAAGAGGCGATCGAGGCGGCCACCGAGCGCATGAGCCTCTGGCAAGAACTGCGCCGAAAATACGGCGGCAGTGTCGAAGCCGTCCTATCCAAGCGTGAGGAGCTCGCACAAAAAATAGCCATCCAGGGAGACCTCGATGGCGTGCTGACCCAAAAACGCAAAGCCGCCGCCGCACTCGAAGCCGAGCTGCGCAAGCAAGCCGCCAAGTTGACCATTGGACGCAAGCAAGCCGCCAAGACCCTCGCCCAAAAAGCGGCCGATTTATTGCAAGCCCTCGGCTTTAAAAAAGCGCGGCTAGAGATCAAGCTCATCGCCGATACCAAACTGCACGAACACGGCGACAGTCATTGCCAATTCCTCTTTGCCCCCAACGCTGGGCAGGACCTACAGCCGCTCAATAAAATCGCCTCCAGCGGTGAGACCGCCCGGGTCATGCTCGCACTCAAAACCGTGCTGGCCGAGGCCGATGCCACGCCGCTGCTCGTCTTCGACGAAGTCGATGCCAACGTCGGCGGCGAAGTCGGCCGCGCCGTCGGGGCTGAGCTCGCCCGTCTGGCTAAGAAACACCAGGTCCTCTGCGTCACCCACCTGCCGCAAGTGGCTTCGCTGGCACACAATCATTACGTCGTCACCAAATCGCAGGACGAAAATTCAACCGCCGTCACCATTGCCCCGCTCGGGGACAGTCGCGAGGCTCGCCTCGAAGAGCTCGCTCGCATGCTAGGCGACCGCAAGTCCGCCTCCGCCAGAGCGCACGCCGAAGAGTTGCTCGGGTGAGTGTCAGATTCTTGAGTAATGTAAGTGTGCTTAGTTGTGTCGGGGTTTGAAGGAGTCATCATTTTTCTTTGCTTAACGGCAATCTAGCGAGCCTGAGCTACAGCAACGGAGTCATCCACAACTGGAGTTACGATAGTCAAAATCGTTTAAAAGACCTGACTGTTCGTAATGCAGCCTTCACAACGCTCAATTCCTATGCCTATACTCTGCAAGCATCCGGCCATCGCACAGAAGTGGTTGAGAATACCGGCAGAACCGTGGGCTACACACTAGACAATCAATACCGCTTAACGCAGGAGACCATCTCCGGCGACAGCAACCCGCGACTCAACGGCACCAGCGATTGGGCATACGACCTAGTCGGCAACCGGCTCACACAACAGAGCGATCTCGACAATGTCTTCAACGCCGCCGAAACCTACAGCGACAACAACTGGCTCGACAGCGACGTTTACGACTCGAATGGGAATACTACATCCTCCGAAGCCTTTGGCGAAGGGGGACAGCAAGCGTCCGTTATCCTCAACGACCACTACGACTGGCGCAACCGCCTGATCCGCCGTGACGAAGCGCGACAGCGCGTAGATGGTAGAACCGGAGGTTCTGTCCGAAGGACGCCGCAAGCGGGTGCCCTTTGGGCGGCTCAGGCGCAAAAATCCGACGGCACCATCATCGAGATCGTCTACGACGGTTTCGGCGACCGAGTCAAGAAGACCGTTTCAGGTCTCAGCTCTCAGCCCTCAGCCTTCGAAACCACCTGGTTCCTAGTAGATCGAAATAACCTCACCGGCTACGCACAAGTCGTCGAAGAGATCGGGCAGGGCGATGAGCTCCAAGTCATCTACAGCTACGGCCTCGACCTGATCAGCCAAGATCGTCGCCAGAATGCCCTGAGCGGAGTCGAAGGGGACGACGATGGCAGCGGAAACTTCACCCAAAGCTTCTATCTCTACGATGGCCTCGGCACTGTCCGCGCCCTCGCCGATATCAATGGCGCGATCACCGATACCTACACCTACGACGCTTGGGGTGTGATCCTCTCCACTTCCCACTCTTCACTCCCCACTGTAAACAGCTACCTGTTTACTGGCGAGCAATGGGACGCTGACTTGGAGATGATGTTCCTACGCGCCCGCTATTTGAACTTGAGCACGGGGCGTTTTCACACCATGGACACGTTCGAAGGTGTCACGACGGATCCGGTTACGCTGCATAAATACCTATATGCCAATGCTGCGCCGCATCAGTTTACTGATCCGAGTGGGAAAATGACACTTGCTGAAATTGGTATAGCAGCTGGAATCGGCGGAATCATTAACGCATCATTAGGTGCCGTATTCAATTTTGCAGCAGGCAAAGAACAAACGCTGATCAAAGATTTCTTTGTTGGTGCAGCACTCGCTCCTGTCGGTGGGCCAATGGCCAAACTACTCGGAAAGATCGGGTTACCACTGATCAAGAGATTCTTGGGGATGGTTGGACGAGTGCCTAACTTGACGTTAGTTAGTGGCTCAAGTGCTCAGAAGTTGCTGGTTGGAGCTAGTCGTAACTTTTTTAGCACGATAAAATCTTATCCAAAGGTTGATTCGACTTTGCTAGGAAAAATGCTTAAAGCTGTATTCCCTAAAGTTAAGTGGGAACAACATCACGTTTGGATCCAGCAGGCATGGTCTAGAACAGGAGGTCCCGGGCGAATCTTTGCCGATGATGCAATCAATGAAGGGTTAAGACGAATGGGAAATAGCTATCTGAACCTTCTTCCGATTCCACGTGGACTCAACGGTGCTTTGGGGCGAAACGCTGCACGTGGCGGAGCCTACACTGAGTATTTTGCTACGGCTTTCTATTCTTTCTTAGTGTATGGAAATGGCCAAACAGCACTCTACCTAAACTCTGTGTTTTAAATGAACGGAAACTACAGACAGCTAAAGCCTTCGGAACTTAAAGAGCTTAGCTCTTTCGTGTCTCCTGCTACTAATTTAATTCGTTGGATTTTATTTTTGATCCTTTTTCTTCCAGGTGCATTTTTATTATTTAAGCTGAATGTCTCGATTGCTAGTGGTGTCGCAAGTTATGCTTGGCTTGTTGTTACAGCATTTTTTGGCTTGTGGCTGTTGAAGAAGTTTAATCGTTGGTCTGGTGGAAGTGAGTTTAGATCTGCCGTTAAAAAAGATATTGCTGGATCCCAAGCGTTTGAAGAGCAGCATTTTATGAATCGTTGTGTAATGTTCGAGGAAGTTGAGGACGAAGGGCGCTCTTATCTCGTTGAAAATAGTGCAGGGATCGTCTTTTTCTTCTCCGGCCAGGAATTACCAAAGAATTTTCCTAAATTTGAGGTAACAGTGGTTAAAGCTCCGTATTCCAATCATTTGTTCAAAATTTATGCTAAAGGTGATGTGGTAGAAACTAAGATTGCGACAGCCAGTGTGTGGGACCAGCTGCCTAAAGCGATAACGGGTGAAACTTATGTGAAAACTAGTTTCAGGTTTGATGATATACTTCAGCAGATAACCTGATAGTTCCCGCTCCGGGCTAAGGGCTGAAAAACGGGTCAAATGTTTAAATTAAAGGACTGAAAAAGATGACATGGGAGGAGTTGCCAGTGGTGATTAATCACTAAACTGACACTTCAGCCATGAAGAATACAAAAACACTCACTTCCATATCAGATAAACAGACTGAAGCGAAAGCCGAAGTCCTCAAGCTTGGAATCGACATTCACGGCAAACGACGGGGTCAGTCCACGTTTTCTTGATTTTACTGTTTTGGACATTAGTGAGTCGCGACCCTATTTCCAGCCGTTCGACCAAGAAGGCAAACGCACCGAATTCAGTTACGACGCCCTAGGCCGCCTGATCGAAGTCCGCCAAGAACACCCAACTGACGACTGGTCAACTGGTAACTGGACAAGCACGTCTTACACTTACGACGAGGCGGGCAATCGCCTCTCCGAGACCGATGCCGAAGGGCACACAACCCGCTTCGAGTACGACAACATGGGGCGTCGCACTAAGCGCGTCCTCCCAGAGGGCGAAGAAGAGAGCTATCTCTACAACGCATGGGGCGAGCTCGAAACACGCATCGATTTTAACGGGCACGTCACCTCTTACACCTACGACGTCATGAGCCGTCTCCTCACCGAGCGCGCCGATGCCACTGCCTACCCATCTGAGGTCGGCATCACCTACACTTATGATGCCCTCGGCCGCATCCAGACCATGACCGATGCTTCCGGGCTCACGGCAAACGACGGGGTCAGTCCACGTTTTCTTGATTTTACTGTTTTGGACATTAGTGAGTCGCGACCCTATTTCCAGCCGTTCGACCAAGAAGGCAAACGCACCGAATTCAGTTACGACGCCCTAGGCCGCCTGATCGAAGTCCGCCAAGAACACCCAACTGACGACTGGTCAACTGGTAACTGGACAAGCACGTCTTACACTTACGACGAGGCGGGCAATCGTCTCTCCGAGACCGACGCCGAAAGTAATACCACCCGCTTCGAATACGACAACATGGGCCGTCGCACCAAGCGCATCCTGCCTGAAGGCGAAGAAGAGACCTACCTCTACAACGCATGGGGCGAGCTCGAAACACGCATCGATTTTAACGGGCACGTCACCTCTTACACCTACGACGTCATGAGCCGTCTCCTCACCGAGCGCGCCGATGCTACTGCCTACCCATCTGAGGTCGGCATCACCTACACTTATGATGCCCTCGGCCGCATCCAGACCATGACCGATGCTTCCGGGCTCACCACCATGGCCTACGACGAGCGCGGCAACCTCCTCAGCAAGAGCAACGTCGCCGGCACGCTCACCTACACCTACGATGCCGCCAACAACCTCAAGTCGACCGTGTCCGACAGCACCGGCGGTCTCGATCTCGCCTACGATTACGACCGCCTCAACCGCCTCGCAACCGTCTACGACAGTGGAGCCGCGCAGCCGCCACAAGAGCACCGCTATACTTATGATGCCAACGGCAATCTAGAGAGCCTGAGCTACAGCAACGGAGTCATCCACACCTGGAGTTACGATAGTCAAAATCGTTTAAAAGACCTGACTGTTCGTAATGCAGCCTTCACAACGCTCAATTCCTATGCCTATACTCTGCAAGCATCCGGCCATCGCACAGAAGTGGTTGAGAATACCGGCAGAACCGTGGGCTACACACTCGACAACCAATATCGCTTAACGCAGGAGACCATCTCCGGCGACAGCAACCCGCGACTCAACGGCACCAGCGATTGGGCATACGACCTAGTCGGCAACCGCCTCACACAACAGAGCGATCTCGACAATGTCTTCAACGCCGCCGAAACCTACAGCGACAACAACTGGCTCGACAGCGACGTTTACGACTCGAATGGGAATACTACATCCTCCGAAGCCTTTGGCGAAGGGGGACAGCAAGCGTCCGTTATCCTCAACGACCACTACGACTGGCGCAACCGTCTGATCCGTCGCGAAAAGTCCGACGGCAGCATCATCGAGATCGTCTACGACGGTTTCGGCGACCGAGTCAAAAAGACCGTTTCAGGTCTCAGCTCTCAGCCCTCAGCCTTCGAAACCACCTGGTTCCTAGTAGATCGAAATAATCTCACCGGTTACGCACAAGTCGTCGAAGAGGTCGGGCAGGGCAATGAGCTCCAAGTCATCTACAGCTACGGCCTCGACCTCATCAGCCAAGATCGTCGCCAGAATGCCCTGAGCGGAGTCGAAGGGGACGACGATGGCAGCGGAAACTTCACCCAAAGCTTCTATCTCTACGATGGCCTCGGCACCGTCCGCGCCCTCGCCGATAGCAATGGCGCGATCACCGATACCTACACCTACGACGCTTGGGGTGTGATCCTCTCCACTTCCCACTCTTCACTCCCCACTGTAAACAGCTACCTGTTTACTGGCGAGCAGTGGGATGAAGATCTAGGGATGTATTTCCTCCGTGCTCGTTATCTGAATGTGGCGACAGGGAGGTTCCACACGATGGACACCTTCGAGGGTGTTTCAACTGATCCGGTCACGCTGCACAAATACCTATATGCGAATGCCGCGCCGACTAGGTTCATAGATCCGAGTGGGAACTTTAGTCTTGGTGAAGTTTTAAAAGTCCAATGGGTTCAAAGTCTCCTTATTAATTCTGCTATTGGTGCTAGTATAAACGTTGCCTTTACGGTTTTTAGTGGAGATTTGAAAGGGAAGACACTGCTTCAAATTGGTCGTGATCTAGGCGTTAGCGGTTTAAGTGGTGCTGCACTCGGATTGGTAGGTGGCGCATCGAGTAAATTGTTCTTAAAAGCGTTTCCTCGGATATCTAATTTGTTTGTTCAAGGAGTAGTAGCTGGTGGCACTGGTGCAGGAAGTGCTCAGTCTGCCAAAGAATTGTTTGAAATATTAGTGTTGAAAAAACCAATTAGTTTCCTTGATCGAAGTGGCAGAGTAATTAGTGCCGTCGCAGTGGGTTCTTTCCTTGGTGGCTTTACATTCAACATAAAGACAGTTGCTACAAAAACTTACTCTGTTCTCGAAAGTAGAGTAGGAAGTTCTGGCGCCTATTTTGTTCCTAAAGCCTTCATTGAAGAAGCTTTCATTGATCCGCGAGGTGTAATCGCAGCGAGTGGGACAAAAGCGGTGCAAACAACCTTCAAGAATCTCCTAAATGATCTCTTTGGGTTTGAGGATTAGTGTATGAGGAAAATCGCACAATTATTAATTATAGGTTTATTTTTAGCTGCAGGCTTTCAAGGGGTAGCACACGGATTAAAAGGTGTTACATGGCTCACTCGTAATGGACTTAATGCGAATGACAGTAGCTCAGTGATTTTTCTTACTGGATTGTTTTCACTCGGAGGTATTTTTGCGTTCATTGCATCCATATACCTGATTAGGAACCGTGGCTGAAGGACAAAATGACTTTCGTATCCGCTTATAAACTACGAAGCGGGCATTCATTCGCCTCGCGGCTCTCCTCTGGTAACTCCCCCCCCATGTCATCTTTTTTGTTGGTTCTTCGTAGATTCTTGTGAAACATTATGAACTGAAAGGAGGTCCGTATGACCCTTTTGAGTTCCTACGGTGCCGCCAACAACCTCAAGTCGACCGTGTCCGGCAGCACCGGCGGTCTCGATCTCGCCTACGATTACGACCGCCTCAACCGCCTCGCAACCGTCTACGACAGTGGAGCCGCGCAGCCGCCACAAGAGCACCGCTATACTTATGATGCCAACGGCAATCTAGAGAGCCTGAGCTACAGCAACGGAGTCATCCACACCTGGAGTTACGATAGTCAAAATCGTTTAAAAGACCTGACTGTTCGTAATGCAGCCTTCACAACGCTCAATTCCTATGCCTATACTCTGCAAGCATCCGGCCATCGCACAGAAGTGGTTGAGAATACCGGCAGAACCGTGGGCTACACACTCGACGGGGCAACGACGGGGTCAGTCCACGTTTTCTTGATTTTACTGTTGATGGTTCCATGTTGTTAGTTTATGGT
The nucleotide sequence above comes from Coraliomargarita algicola. Encoded proteins:
- the recN gene encoding DNA repair protein RecN, producing MLQHIRIKNLALLEEVTLEFESGFTSVTGETGAGKSVLLGALGLLSGARTDKGMIRQGQDLLEVEAALYFADAEVIDGLLESVGLPVCEDGVLLLQRSVHRKKIPRIQVNGSMATLAQLQVLGESWIDFHGPGEPQKLFQEKRQLEMLDTYAGNTKALITFAEEYANWRSALREIEALETGDRLDADELEFVRQQIKKIDAVDVSEESIEELERDYTRMSSAQELVGLASACSEGLIGEQSINDQLGAVLLRLEELVELDEGSQPLLERARSLQLELQDLGEEVGQLAGDFDFDQEAIEAATERMSLWQELRRKYGGSVEAVLSKREELAQKIAIQGDLDGVLTQKRKAAAALEAELRKQAAKLTIGRKQAAKTLAQKAADLLQALGFKKARLEIKLIADTKLHEHGDSHCQFLFAPNAGQDLQPLNKIASSGETARVMLALKTVLAEADATPLLVFDEVDANVGGEVGRAVGAELARLAKKHQVLCVTHLPQVASLAHNHYVVTKSQDENSTAVTIAPLGDSREARLEELARMLGDRKSASARAHAEELLG
- a CDS encoding RHS repeat-associated core domain-containing protein, whose translation is MESTFTANDGVSPRFLDFTVLDISESRPYFQPFDQEGKRTEFSYDALGRLIEVRQEHPTDDWSTGNWTSTSYTYDEAGNRLSETDAEGHTTRFEYDNMGRRTKRVLPEGEEESYLYNAWGELETRIDFNGHVTSYTYDVMSRLLTERADATAYPSEVGITYTYDALGRIQTMTDASGLTANDGVSPRFLDFTVLDISESRPYFQPFDQEGKRTEFSYDALGRLIEVRQEHPTDDWSTGNWTSTSYTYDEAGNRLSETDAESNTTRFEYDNMGRRTKRILPEGEEETYLYNAWGELETRIDFNGHVTSYTYDVMSRLLTERADATAYPSEVGITYTYDALGRIQTMTDASGLTTMAYDERGNLLSKSNVAGTLTYTYDAANNLKSTVSDSTGGLDLAYDYDRLNRLATVYDSGAAQPPQEHRYTYDANGNLESLSYSNGVIHTWSYDSQNRLKDLTVRNAAFTTLNSYAYTLQASGHRTEVVENTGRTVGYTLDNQYRLTQETISGDSNPRLNGTSDWAYDLVGNRLTQQSDLDNVFNAAETYSDNNWLDSDVYDSNGNTTSSEAFGEGGQQASVILNDHYDWRNRLIRREKSDGSIIEIVYDGFGDRVKKTVSGLSSQPSAFETTWFLVDRNNLTGYAQVVEEVGQGNELQVIYSYGLDLISQDRRQNALSGVEGDDDGSGNFTQSFYLYDGLGTVRALADSNGAITDTYTYDAWGVILSTSHSSLPTVNSYLFTGEQWDEDLGMYFLRARYLNVATGRFHTMDTFEGVSTDPVTLHKYLYANAAPTRFIDPSGNFSLGEVLKVQWVQSLLINSAIGASINVAFTVFSGDLKGKTLLQIGRDLGVSGLSGAALGLVGGASSKLFLKAFPRISNLFVQGVVAGGTGAGSAQSAKELFEILVLKKPISFLDRSGRVISAVAVGSFLGGFTFNIKTVATKTYSVLESRVGSSGAYFVPKAFIEEAFIDPRGVIAASGTKAVQTTFKNLLNDLFGFED
- a CDS encoding YIP1 family protein; its protein translation is MTEQTNPFYVLTFWYKPGQTMQGLIKSGAGHRLALVLAMLFGLVQADRFYLTNPDAGITYYVIGALAGLLGLYLFAWLLRNFGRWFGGQAAQREVRVAIGLGLLPWLLLFTALIFVLGSQQDAAALANYYWLFFLGFLYGYVILLLSLAAALRLSVLKTFLCLIVTFLVSLFPLTLFIQLVASAL
- a CDS encoding RHS repeat protein gives rise to the protein MLNGNLASLSYSNGVIHNWSYDSQNRLKDLTVRNAAFTTLNSYAYTLQASGHRTEVVENTGRTVGYTLDNQYRLTQETISGDSNPRLNGTSDWAYDLVGNRLTQQSDLDNVFNAAETYSDNNWLDSDVYDSNGNTTSSEAFGEGGQQASVILNDHYDWRNRLIRRDEARQRVDGRTGGSVRRTPQAGALWAAQAQKSDGTIIEIVYDGFGDRVKKTVSGLSSQPSAFETTWFLVDRNNLTGYAQVVEEIGQGDELQVIYSYGLDLISQDRRQNALSGVEGDDDGSGNFTQSFYLYDGLGTVRALADINGAITDTYTYDAWGVILSTSHSSLPTVNSYLFTGEQWDADLEMMFLRARYLNLSTGRFHTMDTFEGVTTDPVTLHKYLYANAAPHQFTDPSGKMTLAEIGIAAGIGGIINASLGAVFNFAAGKEQTLIKDFFVGAALAPVGGPMAKLLGKIGLPLIKRFLGMVGRVPNLTLVSGSSAQKLLVGASRNFFSTIKSYPKVDSTLLGKMLKAVFPKVKWEQHHVWIQQAWSRTGGPGRIFADDAINEGLRRMGNSYLNLLPIPRGLNGALGRNAARGGAYTEYFATAFYSFLVYGNGQTALYLNSVF